From the Xiphophorus hellerii strain 12219 chromosome 20, Xiphophorus_hellerii-4.1, whole genome shotgun sequence genome, the window aaaatacacttgGTGTTGTTTATGGtagaaagtgaaaaatgaataaatgtggaatagaattttgactaaaaatatatttaagaaatgttgataaatatgctaatttatttattggtgttgaattttactataaaatatttgatatttattataCTTTTGGAAGAATTGGTTTAAAGGGGTGGAAATCTGTTTGATTATTTCACCTATGTGGCTGGAAGGCTAAAAACTATGATGACcatcatataaaaataaagacggATCAGCTAAAGTGACTTCTCTCTGAGTGAAATCCAGTTAAGATTCACAGTAGAGACTTTCCCTTTCAAGTGGGGAATCGCACAGTAAACCAAACTTGACAATATGTGTGTGTCCAAAGGTTTCACgtctgtaaaaataaagttgatgaTAAATGAAGAGGCGTGTTCCAGCGtgaagtctttttgtttttattgtcaccAACCTCGGTTTCAGGCCTGGGTATGAAAACTGGAGGCCTCATCTTCAGCGTCAGGTCTCTGAAGTCCCACTCCTCAATGACGAACTGCACCGGCATTCTGCACATCACAAACCCAGAAAACTATCACTTGTGATTTCACACACAGAGATTTCAACAAGGCACTCACCTGGAGAGACGTTTGGAGCAGAGCCGCCACACCTGCTGCGTTTCCTCTTTGCTGAGGAACTCTGCTAACCTCTGCTGCTCGACACTTTCTATCTGGAAACAGATCAGGAAGAGATGCTATCGCTGTCCTGGAAGGATTAAATAGGAAACAGAGGAAAGAGTGACTCACTGTTTTCGCTCCAAGCAGATGAGCGATGATGTATTGGCTTGACTGTTCAGGCTCCGTCACACCATTCTCCACAAAGTGCCTGTTCCAAACATCCAGAGCCTGAAGCGCCTGTGATCCGGCCCGCAGGAAAGGCCGGAGCGCTGCATGTGGGTCTGGTGAGGCAGCGCCAAATCTGATAAAGGAGTTTTATtagtgaaaaaattaaatataccaATATCTGGATCTCCAATGTAGATGGTACGTTTACAAATACTGAGCTTAAATTTGTATCATATTTTGTGGGACTATTGATAAAAGTGACAGTAACTATTGATTCCTTTTTCAGATAACTTTATGACTATCACAAAGTCAGCTCTTGGAAAAACAAAGCTTCTTTAGGACAATATTCACAGTAACGAAGTGTAATTAgcatcactaaactgcacatagTAACTgcattaatcatattttcagatttattgatatttattgatactcttgttgaacagtgaaaaaaatagcaaaactaaaaacacagacagattttttttcaaacatcaaTTATTTGCAATTTATTGTAACAATACATCAAAATTCTCACAATGAGAAATATattacaataaatgataaaagttACAGTAACACCTAAGTTACCCTAACACCTActtacaaatgcaaaaaaaaaaagcttaataaaattactaaaatatggGTAGAAATGCtgctactttttaattttggatgaagctgaaaactgattttttgataaaaacaaagttttcatttaaaagtatCACCAGGACATACAGGGAGAAATGAGCCAAAGCAGAGTGAAAAcctaaaacagttaaaaataatGTGATGGTTTTTGATCAATATTGGAATGAGgacaaaaactgaatgctggatatatttatttctaacaCTGTACTGTTTTAGTCTGTTTGTAATGTAATTCTTTGGTTGTCTATTATTATTCTAACTGGCATTTTGTTTGGGTAGAGGAAAGAGAAATAAGTGTTTACTTCTATCCACTCCTTTTCAGATTGATGAATAACAGACAGAGGGGATTATTTTTGCTGACTTTGCTTCGTTGTCCTTCCATctgattgttttgcttttgtgaaAGGTCTGAAACAAACCCTAATCCTAATCATAGTATACATGTTTCTTCAAATAGTTGTTGCCAATACACTTCAGTGCATGTTTTGGGACTTTATTCTATAGACAGACAAACATTAGACAGTTTCTGGGTGTTTGTTTAGGAGTGTTTTGTCCTCCTtaaaggtgaacctccacctcTTTTTCTAAGTGTTCTTGCAGGGTTCACCATTTTCAATCTCCCAGTTTCTCTGTTCTTggtaaagaaaagcatccccacaacATGAGGCCGCCACAACCATATTTCAGAGAAGGGATTGTGTGTTTTGGGTGACGTTCAGATGTGCAGCAGAGTAGAGTACTGTGTTGTAACCAGATGAGCTGCTTCATATGATCCGTCAGGGTTTATCATCTTATGACTGATAAGTATATATGAAATTGATGTGCTAAAGCACATATATGCACATATAGTTGCaaatatccattttatttttcatcttgaTCAGTCTTACCATGGTGTTTACTCTCATTTCAGAAGTCAGGAGCACACCAAGCTAAATAAATCCTCCttcaaaatacagaataatGATGTTTTCATCATGTACGTTTGACTTTATGTGtgattttagccattttaaGTGGGAATAAACCTAATTTATTCCTCATCagaaatttattacatttcccAGACATCTTAAATTGCCTTTTCTTGATGTCTTATATTACTTGACTTCTCCAGGATTACTAAAAGTGATATGAAATATCCAAACATGAAGCTTTTCATAGGAAGTAAGATCTTCTCCACAAGCTTTAGCTCCTCTCTGTATCATATAATTAGAGCTTAGTGATGCAGggtatttttattcttcttctgcGCGCATATAAAGGCAACCAGCTGAAGAAACGTtaataataaaagcattttgtatGATTATATAATATTCTGCCTGAGTTGCCTGACTACAGAAAccctaaaaaaacccaaacagattTGTTGTGCCTCTTATTTTAGAGTCATTCACAGTGATGTGCTAAAACACATTCATTTGTCTTCTGCTTTGCTGCAGGTTTATACAGCAAACACGGAATTACCTTTGCCCCACTGCGCCTGCGTTCCACATAGCATCGGTAGCTCGAGCTAAGGGTCCGTCTCCACCACATGGTTAAATAGAAAAAAGTGTCTGGAACTTTCTTCAGTTATCAGTTTTCATTCCCCTCTTAAAGCGAAAACAAGATAACCGCTTATAgctctgaaaaacatttctaaacccATAAAACACTCAGACAGTTACAAAAACTGATAGCATGTTTGTTGTGCGTCCTACGTATGTGGTAAACACCACTTACGTCCCTATGACGCAAAAACGTTTGTACCCTACGCAGGTAGGAGCAGCGATCCCTTTAAAGACTGTGGTAAATCTAACTTTTAACGAATTGTTGTCTCGTAGTTGGGTGTCAAATAGcttataaaacttaaaaatttgtGTCTAAACTCTTTTATCACATCGCTTTAGTGTGAACTATATGAAAAGTCCAACTGCTAGCTTACAATTCCGTAACTTGAAGGGGACATTTCCATCCTACTGGAGGACAGAGTGGGACCATAGACATTCAAAAACCACTAAGAGCAAATATAACGCAGTTCAACGAttaaaatatgtacttttttcTGTAGCCAATTTTAGTTTTCACATATTCCTGTTGTCTTCATTAGAGTGTTTAAAAGAGTAAATTCCGTGGAGACTCTGAACGCAGCAGTGTTGTCTCGTCTCTTTGGACAGTTTGCTGTAAAATCTGCAGCGTTTTCAGATGGTTTTCAGGTGGTTTAAACAACAAAGCGACGTGACTTATCTCTATATCACTTAAATATCACTGTTATGTAGATCTCGTACAACTTTGGAGCTGTTCGTAGTTTGTTTTAGAAGAACTCACCTGCTCGTTTTTAACGCTACAGCTAGAAGCTAGCATAACACAGGGGGAGGAAAGGTCCATGTTGAACATGACAACTCGAATAGAGTGCATATTCTTCAGTGAGTTTCACCCCACTCTGGGTCCAAAGATAACTTATCAGGTAAGCACGTATGCCTGTTGAAAGCAGCCAGCCCAGTCATGGAGAGCTACTATAtcgcaacttttagatgcatcatTTCCctaacacacctgagtcaaacaTGTGCAGAGCTAAATTACATACTTATTACAGGTGTCGGAGAAGGGATGCATTTAAAAGTTGTCGGATAGTAGTTCTAGATTTTGACAACCCTGTGCTCGCCagacttttctgtaaaatcagtCACTTGATGGTTTGTCACTAAAGAAGCTATACCGTGAtcagtttttctatttgttgttgtattttgttgttgCCCTAAAATAGTTTAAtgttattttcctctttaaatGCTTCCTTTTTCAGATATCCTCCTTTACAAGTGTTTGTATATTCTCTCCggctccagaaaaaaaaaagagttgcatGTGAAATCACAGCAAATGTTGCAACGATAAATTTGGAAAAGTGTACCAAGTCAGACTGGATTGGCtagatttcattttcaaatatcttTAATGGTCTTATCAGTGATGATGGTGCACAGAAACCagtcatttgcaaaaaaaaaataagcaaacaggAATCTTGACAAATTTGTACCAGTTTATATTCTGAAAATGGTCAATATCACTTTTTATCTCATCTTCTCCATTCATAGGAAGATCGATTGGCTCAAAGACATAAGGTTGATACTCCTTTAACTCGTATTCTGTTAGCATCTTTGAGAATATATAATAAAACTGCTAAACGTCTCATCtaagcaaacaaaacagaggCTAAAAAACTAGTGGGAACCTTCCTGGAACGAGAAGGATTCTCCATAAAATTACAGACAACCCTGAGCATCGTCTTCATGAGACTGTTGAACCTCAACAAAGTGTCTTCATTCAGAGGCTTTTTCAGAGCCACCGCAATACATGcagctacaggagatccttccttcCCTTAGCCACAAGCAATCTACAACAGTTGcataatatgagttacaacatttaatttccttctgGAAAGAAGAAAGTACTTCTGAACTTGAATTTGTCttgcaaactttttttctgacagtAGATAATCAAACCAATTCTCTATAGACActcaaataattaaatgttttatgcacTTTTTAAGTTTAAGTGGTCAGCGTACATCTGGAGACAATACTTCACTGTCTAGTATCCGTAAAAGCTGGAGTCAGGATCAAAGTTACTTGGTTTTTGatacataaatttaaattttgttttctttgttgtgagttttttttttggttttgtgtttgtagtTATTTTTAAGGACTTAATCCCAAAATATTGAGGtgtatatttatttctgtgtccTTTTCTTGGCAGGTACCAGAGGAGTACATTTCACGGGAATTGTTCGACACGGTCCAAGTTTACATCATCACCAAGCCAGAGctgcaaaacaaattaattacaGTGTATGTCATCCAACGCTgtctttttgcttcagtttttaaatgttttggtttggttCTATTTcaatatctatttattttaaacgtttattatttttttagcactGCTATGGAGAAGAAGCTAATCGGCTGTCCAGTGTGCATCGAGCATAAAAAGTACAGCCGAAATGCTCTCCTCTTTAACCTCGGCTTTGTTTGTGAGGCTCAGACCAACACATGCGCTCTTGAGCCAATTGTCAAAAAGCTGGCTGGGTACCTCACAACTCTGGAGGTAAGGAGTAAATCTTTACTATCACTACATCATATTGTTACAGCTGTAATGAGCTTTTGTCCTTCATATTTTTATAGTAAAATGACTTGGAGATCATATTAATATGTTCTCCCTGCTGTGTTGCAGTTGGAAAGTGGCTTTATTTCAAAGGAGGAGAGCAAGCAGAAACTTTTACCCATAATGTCGACATTGTTGGAGGATCTTAATGCTACAGGAGCCTGCACATTACCTATAggtaatatttagatttttcccATTATGTGTAGTGacaaataggcctgtcacaatagacaataaatcaatgataactgaaaacaaactcaataattttcatttgcttgacttataatttttctgtttcctctctctttccACCAAAACTGGTCTTCAGTTTGGTTCTTTGGTCAACTAGCAgttttttttgaaagacaatgttgttttcagagacttcataattaattttatgtgttgctttgtttgtttattttgggtattttaaatgtcttccagtttcagagttaaatgttcatcagaatttaaagtttattgatccttgagaatatgttcttgcattattattgtattattaccattatattactcgaaaatggtctcaaaacaagtGCTATTGTTTATCGCAGTAAGTTTTGGGACAagttattgtccagcaaaatttgttatcatgagaGACACAGTGAGAAAGAAGCagctttcatttaaattgtGCTGAAATAGATCTGTTGTTACTACACTGTGAACCGTCTCTATGGGAGACATCCCAGCTGAAGGAAGTCCTAAAACAGGACTGATCTCTCTCTAGACCTTATTCCTCCTGAtccaaacaacaataaaatcaaatttatttataaaatacctTTAACAACAATTAACTTGGCCAAAGTTGGCAGCtggcaaagaggaaaaaagcacAGGTCCAAGAATGGAGCCCTGCGGTACACCCCAGGTCAGCGCAGCAGAGTTCAAGCTCTAACCACAGAAACTAAGACAAAAACATCTGCTAGTGCGGTCGGACTGAAACCAGTGATGCGGATCCATCGGCCCCTCGTCAAGATGAGAACGTTTTGATCAATAGTATTGTAGGCCAGtaaatccagtaaaaccagGAGTTGAATATCACCAGAACCTGTTgctaaaagatttaaaaactctCAGTAGAGCAGAATCAGTGCTATGGAGGGATTTAGTCCCAGATGGAAATTTTCTCTTGAAccagttttatttgttgtttttattggcAACCTCTATAAAATGTCTTTTGTAAGAGTGACTATTTTGTTTAAGCCAAGTTTTCTTCAGCTTAGTTTTCACAGCAGCATGTTTAATGTGTGGAGGCACCACCTTGAAGTTAAGCTGCTGTTGATGATGGCAATAACCAGGAGTCCTGGACTAGAAAAACTCTTATTTAATTAATCCAGATGAGTTGATGCCGAATGGAGAACTGAAAGTTTCACACCAGAGAttagtttctctaaaaaaaaagagagaaatcgGCTCAAAATGGTCAAAAAGAAGTTGAACAAGGAAGTAAAACTGTTGGGATGAAATCAGAAGAAATTAGTTCTTGCAGCTTTGCAGATCTCTTTCTAATAACGACGTAAACGCTCTTAAACTTTCAAAAGACACCTGTGACTTTCTCTCAgcggttttattttcttcatgaAAATCCCCATTTTCTCAAACTGAAGATAAAATATGGCATTTATCTCAGAACCATCCTATAAATGCCACTAAAATTAAAGCCTCTTAATCAACGGAGCTGTTTATCTTTACAATTTAGAACCTaatttatattgtaaaatatgttttgttgcatttgaaCAGGATGGAAGAGGCCGGAGGTGTCTTAcatgtttcaaattaaaaaataaataaaagcacagtTGTTAATTGTCACATGGTCAAGCTTTGAATTGCACTAATAAGCAATGATAAGCTTATTTATTGCACATATTTGCATAGTGATCATTGCATAAAGGATAAGCTGTATTGCTGTATTATGATTGTATGCAGCTCAATATCTGTGAAATATGTGACTCAAGATTAATTTCATGACTCGGAACTGAAATTATATGGAGGAAACttcaaagaaattaaataaaaaatcaatgtttGCTTAGCAAGCAATGATGGGTTGTAAAGTGTTATGTGTTATGTGTGTGACTTTTATTAGGTGATGAGACAATAACTCTTATAAGAGTAAAAGTGTGCACTTTTCCGCTGCGTCTACTCCAGGTAATGATAGCTTGGTGGTTTTATAACCCGCTTATAAAATCTTCATAGTGATCATAATCTAGTTCTGCCTGTCAGTTTGCAGCTACTAAAACTCTTATTTCATGTGTGAAGCAATGATTTATAACTTCAAGGCCACACGTGTAATTTGTTatgtaatttcacatttttaactcGCTGTCAATCTCATATTTTTGCTAAGTATATAGTAAAAGTGTCTTACAAGGTGTTTGCATTCCTTAAGGTTCTTTCAaatttgaacacattttaacttttattgggattttatgtgacaattGTACACAAGGCAGTGTGTAATTGTAGAATAgaattaaatagaaattgttgtTCCTCAAGGGAGCGTTGAGATATAATGTGGAAACATGATGCACATAaagataagtaataataaaaatatgctaAACTCTACAGTGAGGTCAGATGTACAAGGTAAGACGAGATGCACTGctctgaaaataaacatatagATTCTTAGAAATATCCAACTCaagaaactaatttaaaaataccaaggatgtgttttatatatttgaacaaaaaaaaagataaagagatggaaaactgtaaataataGCAGGTTTGCAAACAACTTTGATAATTATAGAGATGTTTGGTGGGAGGAAGGACATTCGGTAATGCTACTTTGTGCCCTTAGGATGCAGAATATGTGGCtttgttgaataaaaatgtgaaaaattatcaaaattgtAACAAGGTATTGACCCTCGAGTCAATACCTttagtctggactttgactggaccttTCAAACGCATGAATGTGCTTTAATATAACCCACTGCCTTGGCTCTATCTTTATTGTTGTTCTGCcagaacaacaataaaaatgtattgttgcCAGATTTTCAAGTGTTATGAGaagtatttattattaaaacaaaagcagttaCTAAACCTGAGGTTATCTTGAGCTAAGTTGCACCATTGGCTGCATTTTTCATTGTACTTATTGTGTTTACTAACCACGCGGATAAACAGAAGCAGTCACAATTTTGACCAGCTTTCATCTTCCTGCTGTAGAatagcatccccacagcatgatactgccaccatgGTTCACAGGGTTGATGTGCGGTGACACTGTTACAACACACACAGCTGGACAGATGTTTACTCTAATAAAGTGGCCTCTGAAGGCAGATGGTGGACCAGATTTCATATTTAGGATATGATTAAGACTAAAGAATTACAATACAAATTGATTCTCACATGTTAGATttgtgtttagaaataaacGATAAACCATgcttcattttccttccactttacaatttgGAAAATAGGAAAGGTCACATCACTAGTTTGGCTgtatttctgatatttaaaacaaaaatgtaatcaataattattggtatcgactgatatgaaacacttGTATCGTGATATGTTTGTCGGCCATTTTGTCCAGCCCTATCTTTTCAGCCtgtcaggtttgtttttttaaagctggaTTTGTGATTCAGAATACAAATCTTGTTATGTAATTACATAACAGGGGAATAACTCCTTAATTAGGGTGAGCTTtgtaactgtgttttttttttctttctctagaCGACTCCAACACCATCCAGCTAAAACTGATCCAGCAGCGGACGGACCCCCCCACTGTCCAGGAGTATGACGTCCCCGTCTTCACCGAATGCAAAGAGCTTTTTATAAAGTCTCAGTGGGACCTCACCACTCAGCAGGCAGGATGAGCACTTTGTGGCTGCTAATATCAACGTCATGATAAGATATGTTCTAGATTTCCAGGAAGCAGCTGTTAAAAGATTAGTGTGTAGCACTTTTTATCACGCTGGAAAAAGTGATGACTTTTCCAAATGTTTCTTGGCGGGGAAATGAGCTCCTCTAATAGGAAATAATCTCTTTATTGATGCAGTACAGTGTTATTACTGTAATAAAACAATGTTCTCACGCTAATACCAAATGTAGTTTTGCATTCTTCAAACAAATGAGGCTGTGGAGCTCATTATctgttatgttgttttatttagattttgccTTACATTGATGGATTCAGGCACATCCAGAAAATCTCTGCCGAAGCAGACGTCGAGCTGAATCTTGTTCGTATCGCTGTGCAGAATC encodes:
- the nprl2 gene encoding LOW QUALITY PROTEIN: GATOR1 complex protein NPRL2 (The sequence of the model RefSeq protein was modified relative to this genomic sequence to represent the inferred CDS: deleted 1 base in 1 codon), whose translation is MLNMTTRIECIFFSEFHPTLGPKITYQVPEEYISRELFDTVQVYIITKPELQNKLITVTAMEKKLIGCPVCIEHKKYSRNALLFNLGFVCEAQTNTCALEPIVKKLAGYLTTLELESGFISKEESKQKLLPIMSTLLEDLNATGACTLPIDDSNTIQLKLIQQRTDPPTVQEYDVPVFTECKELFIKSQWDLTTQQILPYIDGFRHIQKISAEADVELNLVRIAVQNLLYYGVVTLVSIFQYSNVYCTTPKVQSLIDDKSLQDECLSYVSKQGQKRAGLRDVFQLYCGLSPGTTVRDLCSRYSQQLQRVDERRLIQFGLMKSLIRRLQKYPVKVVRDERSRPPRLYTGCHSYDEICCKTGISYLELDERLENDPNIVICWK